The Solanum pennellii chromosome 11, SPENNV200 genome contains a region encoding:
- the LOC107004099 gene encoding pleiotropic drug resistance protein 2 isoform X1, which produces MEVTLGQDELSKSMSRRSMSKSIRSVSSRSWASASVREVMFTAPGGGDVFQKSTRENDDEQELKWAAIERLPTYDRLRKGILRQTLDDGKINYHEVDVVHLGLQDRKQILESILKVVEEDNERFLRRLRGRTDRVGIEIPKIEVRFEDLCIDGDAYVGSRALPTLWNASINFVEGFLEKIKIVPSKKRVVNILRDVSGIVRPSRMTLLLGPPGSGKTTLLKALAAVLDKDLRVNGRISYCGQELSEFIPQRTCAYISQHDVHHGEMTVKETLDFAGRCLGIGTRYELLTELLRREKDAGIKPDPEIDAFMKATAVAGQESSLVTDYVLRILGMDICADILVGDDMRRGISGGQKKRLTTGEMLVGPAKVFFMDEISTGLDSSTTFQIVKYMRQMVHIMDVTMIISLLQPAPETYDLFDDIILLSEGNIIYQGPRENVLEFFEGVGFKCPERKGVADFLQEVTSLKDQEQYWFRRNEPYRYISVAEFAERFRNFHVGQQLLDDLRVPYDKNKAHPAALVTEKYGISNTELFKACLSREWLLIKRNSFLYIFKTFQITVMSIITFTVFFRTEMKTGQLVDGGKFYGALFFSLINIMFNGTAELALTIFRLPVFFKQRDSMFYPAWAFTLPIWLLRIPISFIESLIWVLITYYTIGFAPDFTRFLRQFLVFFALHQSALSLFRFVAALGRSQVVANTFATFTILIVFLLGGFIVAKDDLKPWMRWGYYISPMTYGQNAIAINEFLDERWNTPNDDTRFSEPTVGKVLLKARSMYTSDYVFWLCVVALFAFSFLFNICSILALTYLNPFGDSRSVSSDDGKIKETKRTEWTSASSAPLTEGIVTDVRNTNNSSIEESKKRGMVLPFQPLSLAFNHIDYYVDMPAEMKDQGVDKTRLQLLRDVSGAFRPGVLTALVGVSGAGKTTLMDVLAGRKTEGYIEGSINISGYPKNQSTFARISGYCEQNDIHSPHVTVYESLVYSAWLRLSPDVKEYTRKNFVEEIMELVELNPLRDSLVGLPGVDGLSTEQRKRLTIAVELVANPSIIFMDEPTSGLDARAAAIVMRTVRNTVDTGRTVVCTIHQPSIDIFEAFDELLLMKRGGQVIYAGPLGHHSHLLIEYFQSIPGVPGIKEGYNPATWMLDISSPAVEAQLQVDFADIYANSELYRRNQDLIKELSIPAPGSKDLHFPTEFSQPFFEQCKACFWKQHLSYWRHPQYNAFRFAMTTMIGVIFGIIFWNKGNQLSKLQDLLNIVGAMYAAVMFLGGTNTLAVQSIVAVERTVFYREKAAGMYSALPYAFAQVAIETIYIAIQTFIYSFILYAMIGFHWTVGKFFLFYFFVFMCFVYFTMYGMMLVALTPNYHIAAIVMSFFLSFWNLFSGFVIPRTQIPIWWRWYYWASPVAWTIYGLVTSQIGDKNNPIVIPGGGEVSIKLYLKDSFGFEYDFLGVVAVVHVAWAVFFCFVFAYAIKFLNFQKR; this is translated from the exons ATGGAGGTAACATTAGGCCAGGATGAGCTGTCTAAGTCAATGAGTCGTCGATCTATGAGTAAGAGTATTCGATCAGTAAGTTCGAGGAGTTGGGCATCAGCCAGTGTTAGAGAAGTGATGTTTACAGCACCAGGAGGTGGTGATGTTTTTCAGAAAAGTACACGTGAAAATGACGATGAACAAGAGCTAAAATGGGCTGCTATTGAGAGACTTCCGACTTACGATAGGCTAAGGAAAGGGATTTTGAGACAAACGTTAGATGATGGGAAGATTAATTATCACGAAGTTGATGTTGTTCATCTTGGATTACAAGATAGGAAACAGATTTTAGAAAGTATACTTAAAGTTGTTGAGGAAGATAATGAGAGGTTTCTTAGAAGACTTAGAGGCAGGACTGATAG GGTTGGAATTGAGATTCCGAAAATCGAAGTTCGTTTTGAGGATCTTTGTATTGATGGAGATGCATATGTTGGATCTAGAGCATTGCCTACTCTATGGAATGCTTCAATCAATTTCGTAGAG GGGTTTCTTGAAAAGATCAAGATTGTGCCTTCGAAAAAACGGGTTGTTAACATACTGCGTGATGTGAGTGGAATCGTAAGACCCTCAAG GATGACGTTACTTCTGGGGCCGCCTGGTTCTGGAAAAACTACATTGCTAAAAGCACTTGCTGCGGTGCTAGACAAGGACCTAAGA GTGAACGGAAGGATCAGTTACTGTGGTCAGGAACTGTCGGAGTTTATACCTCAAAGGACATGTGCTTATATTAGTCAGCATGATGTTCATCACGGAGAGATGACAGTTAAAGAGACGTTGGATTTTGCTGGACGTTGTTTAGGAATTGGAACAAGATATGAGCTCCTTACTGAATTGTTAAGGCGCGAAAAGGATGCAGGAATCAAACCCGATCCTGAAATAGATGCATTTATGAAAGCTACAGCTGTTGCAGGCCAAGAATCTAGTCTTGTCACAGACTATGTTCTTAGG ATACTTGGGATGGATATATGTGCTGATATATTGGTCGGTGATGATATGAGAAGGGGCATCTCTGGTGGACAGAAGAAGCGACTCACAACCG GAGAAATGTTGGTTGGCCCTGCTAAAGTTTTCTTCATGGATGAAATATCAACTGGCCTCGACAGCTCAACCACATTTCAAATTGTGAAATACATGAGGCAGATGGTTCATATTATGGATGTAACCATGATAATCTCTCTTCTACAACCTGCACCGGAAACCTATGATCTTTTCGATGACATTATATTGCTTTCTGAGGGAAATATTATCTACCAAGGTCCACGTGAGAATGTCTTGGAGTTTTTCGAGGGTGTTGGATTCAAATGCCCAGAAAGGAAAGGAGTTGCTGACTTTCTGCAAGAGGTTACTTCTCTAAAGGACCAAGAACAGTATTGGTTCCGAAGAAATGAACCTTACCGATATATTTCAGTGGCTGAATTCGCTGAACGATTTAGAAATTTTCATGTTGGGCAACAACTTCTTGATGACCTTAGAGTTCCTTATGACAAAAACAAAGCCCATCCTGCTGCACTGGTTACGGAGAAGTATGGTATCTCCAACACGGAACTCTTCAAGGCATGCTTATCGAGAGAATGGCTATTGATAAAGCGGAACTCCTTCTTATACATATTTAAGACGTTCCAGATCACTGTGATGTCAATAATTACCTTTACAGTATTCTTTAGAACAGAGATGAAAACTGGTCAGCTCGTAGATGGAGGCAAATTTTACGGTGCCTTGTTTTTCAGCCTCATCAATATAATGTTTAATGGTACAGCAGAGCTTGCACTTACCATTTTCAGACTTCCTGTGTTCTTTAAACAGCGAGATTCTATGTTTTACCCAGCTTGGGCTTTCACTCTTCCTATTTGGCTTTTAAGGATTCCCATTTCGTTTATCGAATCACTGATATGGGTCTTAATTACTTATTACACCATCGGGTTTGCTCCTGATTTTACTAG GTTTTTGCGCCAATTCTTGGTCTTTTTTGCTTTGCATCAGTCGGCTCTATCTCTATTCCGTTTCGTTGCTGCACTTGGAAGGTCTCAAGTAGTTGCTAATACATTTGCAACTTTCACAATACTGATAGTCTTTCTGCTTGGTGGTTTCATTGTTGCAAAAG ATGACCTCAAACCATGGATGAGATGGGGCTACTACATATCTCCTATGACGTATGGACAGAATGCAATTGCCATCAATGAGTTTCTGGACGAAAGATGGAATACT CCCAACGACGACACAAGATTTTCTGAGCCAACAGTCGGTAAGGTTCTTCTCAAGGCAAGGAGCATGTACACTTCAGACTATGTTTTCTGGCTCTGTGTTGTTGCGCTATTTGCATTCTCGTTTTTGTTCAACATTTGCTCTATCTTGGCACTGACATACCTAAACC CATTTGGAGATTCTAGATCAGTTAGTTCGGATGATGGCAAAATTAAGGAAACAAAGAGAACAGAATGGACTTCAGCATCTTCAGCTCCACTGACTGAAG GTATAGTTACGGATGTAAGGAACACTAACAACTCAAGTATTGAAGAGTCCAAGAAAAGAGGAATGGTTCTTCCTTTCCAGCCACTGTCCCTTGCATTTAATCATATCGATTATTATGTCGATATGCCAGCT GAAATGAAAGACCAAGGAGTTGACAAGACTCGTCTCCAATTGTTACGAGATGTTAGTGGTGCTTTCAGACCTGGAGTTCTTACAGCCTTAGTTGGTGTGAGTGGTGCTGGAAAGACCACGTTAATGGATGTCTTAGCAGGAAGGAAAACGGAAGGCTACATTGAAGGAAGCATCAACATTTCTGGCTATCCAAAGAATCAATCAACGTTTGCTCGCATAAGTGGTTATTGTGAACAGAATGACATTCATTCTCCACATGTTACTGTTTATGAGTCATTGGTATACTCAGCTTGGTTGCGTCTCTCTCCAGATGTAAAAGAATATACACGGAAG AATTTCGTCGAGGAAATAATGGAGCTGGTTGAGTTGAATCCACTGAGGGACTCCCTCGTAGGACTTCCAGGGGTAGACGGTCTCTCAACTGAACAGAGGAAGAGGCTGACTATAGCTGTAGAGCTGGTAGCAAATCCATCTATTATTTTCATGGATGAACCGACATCAGGACTTGATGCTAGAGCTGCAGCAATTGTGATGCGAACTGTGAGAAACACCGTGGATACCGGGAGAACTGTTGTCTGCACTATCCATCAGCCAAGCATAGATATCTTCGAAGCATTTGATGAG CTGTTATTGATGAAAAGAGGAGGACAAGTCATATATGCAGGGCCTCTTGGTCATCATTCTCACCTACTGATCGAGTATTTTCAA TCTATTCCAGGGGTTCCTGGAATCAAAGAGGGATATAATCCTGCTACTTGGATGCTGGACATCTCGTCTCCGGCTGTTGAGGCTCAACTTCAAGTAGACTTTGCTGACATTTATGCCAACTCTGAGTTGTATAG GAGGAATCAAGACCTTATCAAAGAACTAAGCATTCCTGCGCCAGGATCCAAAGATCTTCACTTCCCCACGGAATTCTCCCAACCGTTTTTTGAACAGTGCAAGGCTTGCTTTTGGAAACAACACTTGTCCTATTGGAGGCATCCACAGTATAATGCCTTTCGGTTTGCTATGACAACAATGATAGGAGTAATATTCGGAATCATTTTTTGGAATAAGGGGAACCAACT GTCCAAACTACAAGACCTGTTAAATATCGTTGGAGCTATGTATGCTGCTGTCATGTTCCTAGGTGGAACTAATACTTTAGCTGTACAGTCTATTGTTGCTGTAGAAAGGACTGTTTTTTATCGCGAAAAAGCAGCAGGAATGTATTCAGCACTTCCTTATGCATTTGCTCAA GTTGCAATAGAGACTATCTATATTGCAATTCAAACTTTTATTTACAGTTTCATTCTATACGCGATGATTGGATTCCACTGGACAGTTGGAAAGTTCTTCTTGTTCTACTTTTTCGTATTCATGTGTTTCGTCTACTTCACTATGTACGGAATGAtgcttgttgcactcactccaaacTACCACATTGCTGCAATCGTAATGTCATTCTTCCTCAGCTTTTGGAACTTGTTCTCCGGTTTCGTCATTCCAAGAACA CAAATTCCTATATGGTGGAGGTGGTATTATTGGGCTTCTCCAGTTGCATGGACAATATATGGCCTTGTTACGTCTCAAATAGGCGACAAGAACAACCCCATTGTGATTCCAGGAGGCGGCGAGGTATCAATAAAGCTGTATCTGAAGGACAGCTTTGGTTTTGAGTATGACTTCCTGGGAGTTGTTGCTGTAGTTCATGTTGCTTGGGCTGTTTTCTTCTGTTTTGTTTTTGCTTATGCCATCAAGTTCTTGAATTTCCAAAAGAGATAA
- the LOC107004099 gene encoding pleiotropic drug resistance protein 2 isoform X3 codes for MEVTLGQDELSKSMSRRSMSKSIRSVSSRSWASASVREVMFTAPGGGDVFQKSTRENDDEQELKWAAIERLPTYDRLRKGILRQTLDDGKINYHEVDVVHLGLQDRKQILESILKVVEEDNERFLRRLRGRTDRVGIEIPKIEVRFEDLCIDGDAYVGSRALPTLWNASINFVEGFLEKIKIVPSKKRVVNILRDVSGIVRPSRMTLLLGPPGSGKTTLLKALAAVLDKDLRVNGRISYCGQELSEFIPQRTCAYISQHDVHHGEMTVKETLDFAGRCLGIGTRYELLTELLRREKDAGIKPDPEIDAFMKATAVAGQESSLVTDYVLRILGMDICADILVGDDMRRGISGGQKKRLTTGEMLVGPAKVFFMDEISTGLDSSTTFQIVKYMRQMVHIMDVTMIISLLQPAPETYDLFDDIILLSEGNIIYQGPRENVLEFFEGVGFKCPERKGVADFLQEVTSLKDQEQYWFRRNEPYRYISVAEFAERFRNFHVGQQLLDDLRVPYDKNKAHPAALVTEKYGISNTELFKACLSREWLLIKRNSFLYIFKTFQITVMSIITFTVFFRTEMKTGQLVDGGKFYGALFFSLINIMFNGTAELALTIFRLPVFFKQRDSMFYPAWAFTLPIWLLRIPISFIESLIWVLITYYTIGFAPDFTRFLRQFLVFFALHQSALSLFRFVAALGRSQVVANTFATFTILIVFLLGGFIVAKDDLKPWMRWGYYISPMTYGQNAIAINEFLDERWNTPNDDTRFSEPTVGKVLLKARSMYTSDYVFWLCVVALFAFSFLFNICSILALTYLNPFGDSRSVSSDDGIVTDVRNTNNSSIEESKKRGMVLPFQPLSLAFNHIDYYVDMPAEMKDQGVDKTRLQLLRDVSGAFRPGVLTALVGVSGAGKTTLMDVLAGRKTEGYIEGSINISGYPKNQSTFARISGYCEQNDIHSPHVTVYESLVYSAWLRLSPDVKEYTRKNFVEEIMELVELNPLRDSLVGLPGVDGLSTEQRKRLTIAVELVANPSIIFMDEPTSGLDARAAAIVMRTVRNTVDTGRTVVCTIHQPSIDIFEAFDELLLMKRGGQVIYAGPLGHHSHLLIEYFQSIPGVPGIKEGYNPATWMLDISSPAVEAQLQVDFADIYANSELYRRNQDLIKELSIPAPGSKDLHFPTEFSQPFFEQCKACFWKQHLSYWRHPQYNAFRFAMTTMIGVIFGIIFWNKGNQLSKLQDLLNIVGAMYAAVMFLGGTNTLAVQSIVAVERTVFYREKAAGMYSALPYAFAQVAIETIYIAIQTFIYSFILYAMIGFHWTVGKFFLFYFFVFMCFVYFTMYGMMLVALTPNYHIAAIVMSFFLSFWNLFSGFVIPRTQIPIWWRWYYWASPVAWTIYGLVTSQIGDKNNPIVIPGGGEVSIKLYLKDSFGFEYDFLGVVAVVHVAWAVFFCFVFAYAIKFLNFQKR; via the exons ATGGAGGTAACATTAGGCCAGGATGAGCTGTCTAAGTCAATGAGTCGTCGATCTATGAGTAAGAGTATTCGATCAGTAAGTTCGAGGAGTTGGGCATCAGCCAGTGTTAGAGAAGTGATGTTTACAGCACCAGGAGGTGGTGATGTTTTTCAGAAAAGTACACGTGAAAATGACGATGAACAAGAGCTAAAATGGGCTGCTATTGAGAGACTTCCGACTTACGATAGGCTAAGGAAAGGGATTTTGAGACAAACGTTAGATGATGGGAAGATTAATTATCACGAAGTTGATGTTGTTCATCTTGGATTACAAGATAGGAAACAGATTTTAGAAAGTATACTTAAAGTTGTTGAGGAAGATAATGAGAGGTTTCTTAGAAGACTTAGAGGCAGGACTGATAG GGTTGGAATTGAGATTCCGAAAATCGAAGTTCGTTTTGAGGATCTTTGTATTGATGGAGATGCATATGTTGGATCTAGAGCATTGCCTACTCTATGGAATGCTTCAATCAATTTCGTAGAG GGGTTTCTTGAAAAGATCAAGATTGTGCCTTCGAAAAAACGGGTTGTTAACATACTGCGTGATGTGAGTGGAATCGTAAGACCCTCAAG GATGACGTTACTTCTGGGGCCGCCTGGTTCTGGAAAAACTACATTGCTAAAAGCACTTGCTGCGGTGCTAGACAAGGACCTAAGA GTGAACGGAAGGATCAGTTACTGTGGTCAGGAACTGTCGGAGTTTATACCTCAAAGGACATGTGCTTATATTAGTCAGCATGATGTTCATCACGGAGAGATGACAGTTAAAGAGACGTTGGATTTTGCTGGACGTTGTTTAGGAATTGGAACAAGATATGAGCTCCTTACTGAATTGTTAAGGCGCGAAAAGGATGCAGGAATCAAACCCGATCCTGAAATAGATGCATTTATGAAAGCTACAGCTGTTGCAGGCCAAGAATCTAGTCTTGTCACAGACTATGTTCTTAGG ATACTTGGGATGGATATATGTGCTGATATATTGGTCGGTGATGATATGAGAAGGGGCATCTCTGGTGGACAGAAGAAGCGACTCACAACCG GAGAAATGTTGGTTGGCCCTGCTAAAGTTTTCTTCATGGATGAAATATCAACTGGCCTCGACAGCTCAACCACATTTCAAATTGTGAAATACATGAGGCAGATGGTTCATATTATGGATGTAACCATGATAATCTCTCTTCTACAACCTGCACCGGAAACCTATGATCTTTTCGATGACATTATATTGCTTTCTGAGGGAAATATTATCTACCAAGGTCCACGTGAGAATGTCTTGGAGTTTTTCGAGGGTGTTGGATTCAAATGCCCAGAAAGGAAAGGAGTTGCTGACTTTCTGCAAGAGGTTACTTCTCTAAAGGACCAAGAACAGTATTGGTTCCGAAGAAATGAACCTTACCGATATATTTCAGTGGCTGAATTCGCTGAACGATTTAGAAATTTTCATGTTGGGCAACAACTTCTTGATGACCTTAGAGTTCCTTATGACAAAAACAAAGCCCATCCTGCTGCACTGGTTACGGAGAAGTATGGTATCTCCAACACGGAACTCTTCAAGGCATGCTTATCGAGAGAATGGCTATTGATAAAGCGGAACTCCTTCTTATACATATTTAAGACGTTCCAGATCACTGTGATGTCAATAATTACCTTTACAGTATTCTTTAGAACAGAGATGAAAACTGGTCAGCTCGTAGATGGAGGCAAATTTTACGGTGCCTTGTTTTTCAGCCTCATCAATATAATGTTTAATGGTACAGCAGAGCTTGCACTTACCATTTTCAGACTTCCTGTGTTCTTTAAACAGCGAGATTCTATGTTTTACCCAGCTTGGGCTTTCACTCTTCCTATTTGGCTTTTAAGGATTCCCATTTCGTTTATCGAATCACTGATATGGGTCTTAATTACTTATTACACCATCGGGTTTGCTCCTGATTTTACTAG GTTTTTGCGCCAATTCTTGGTCTTTTTTGCTTTGCATCAGTCGGCTCTATCTCTATTCCGTTTCGTTGCTGCACTTGGAAGGTCTCAAGTAGTTGCTAATACATTTGCAACTTTCACAATACTGATAGTCTTTCTGCTTGGTGGTTTCATTGTTGCAAAAG ATGACCTCAAACCATGGATGAGATGGGGCTACTACATATCTCCTATGACGTATGGACAGAATGCAATTGCCATCAATGAGTTTCTGGACGAAAGATGGAATACT CCCAACGACGACACAAGATTTTCTGAGCCAACAGTCGGTAAGGTTCTTCTCAAGGCAAGGAGCATGTACACTTCAGACTATGTTTTCTGGCTCTGTGTTGTTGCGCTATTTGCATTCTCGTTTTTGTTCAACATTTGCTCTATCTTGGCACTGACATACCTAAACC CATTTGGAGATTCTAGATCAGTTAGTTCGGATGATG GTATAGTTACGGATGTAAGGAACACTAACAACTCAAGTATTGAAGAGTCCAAGAAAAGAGGAATGGTTCTTCCTTTCCAGCCACTGTCCCTTGCATTTAATCATATCGATTATTATGTCGATATGCCAGCT GAAATGAAAGACCAAGGAGTTGACAAGACTCGTCTCCAATTGTTACGAGATGTTAGTGGTGCTTTCAGACCTGGAGTTCTTACAGCCTTAGTTGGTGTGAGTGGTGCTGGAAAGACCACGTTAATGGATGTCTTAGCAGGAAGGAAAACGGAAGGCTACATTGAAGGAAGCATCAACATTTCTGGCTATCCAAAGAATCAATCAACGTTTGCTCGCATAAGTGGTTATTGTGAACAGAATGACATTCATTCTCCACATGTTACTGTTTATGAGTCATTGGTATACTCAGCTTGGTTGCGTCTCTCTCCAGATGTAAAAGAATATACACGGAAG AATTTCGTCGAGGAAATAATGGAGCTGGTTGAGTTGAATCCACTGAGGGACTCCCTCGTAGGACTTCCAGGGGTAGACGGTCTCTCAACTGAACAGAGGAAGAGGCTGACTATAGCTGTAGAGCTGGTAGCAAATCCATCTATTATTTTCATGGATGAACCGACATCAGGACTTGATGCTAGAGCTGCAGCAATTGTGATGCGAACTGTGAGAAACACCGTGGATACCGGGAGAACTGTTGTCTGCACTATCCATCAGCCAAGCATAGATATCTTCGAAGCATTTGATGAG CTGTTATTGATGAAAAGAGGAGGACAAGTCATATATGCAGGGCCTCTTGGTCATCATTCTCACCTACTGATCGAGTATTTTCAA TCTATTCCAGGGGTTCCTGGAATCAAAGAGGGATATAATCCTGCTACTTGGATGCTGGACATCTCGTCTCCGGCTGTTGAGGCTCAACTTCAAGTAGACTTTGCTGACATTTATGCCAACTCTGAGTTGTATAG GAGGAATCAAGACCTTATCAAAGAACTAAGCATTCCTGCGCCAGGATCCAAAGATCTTCACTTCCCCACGGAATTCTCCCAACCGTTTTTTGAACAGTGCAAGGCTTGCTTTTGGAAACAACACTTGTCCTATTGGAGGCATCCACAGTATAATGCCTTTCGGTTTGCTATGACAACAATGATAGGAGTAATATTCGGAATCATTTTTTGGAATAAGGGGAACCAACT GTCCAAACTACAAGACCTGTTAAATATCGTTGGAGCTATGTATGCTGCTGTCATGTTCCTAGGTGGAACTAATACTTTAGCTGTACAGTCTATTGTTGCTGTAGAAAGGACTGTTTTTTATCGCGAAAAAGCAGCAGGAATGTATTCAGCACTTCCTTATGCATTTGCTCAA GTTGCAATAGAGACTATCTATATTGCAATTCAAACTTTTATTTACAGTTTCATTCTATACGCGATGATTGGATTCCACTGGACAGTTGGAAAGTTCTTCTTGTTCTACTTTTTCGTATTCATGTGTTTCGTCTACTTCACTATGTACGGAATGAtgcttgttgcactcactccaaacTACCACATTGCTGCAATCGTAATGTCATTCTTCCTCAGCTTTTGGAACTTGTTCTCCGGTTTCGTCATTCCAAGAACA CAAATTCCTATATGGTGGAGGTGGTATTATTGGGCTTCTCCAGTTGCATGGACAATATATGGCCTTGTTACGTCTCAAATAGGCGACAAGAACAACCCCATTGTGATTCCAGGAGGCGGCGAGGTATCAATAAAGCTGTATCTGAAGGACAGCTTTGGTTTTGAGTATGACTTCCTGGGAGTTGTTGCTGTAGTTCATGTTGCTTGGGCTGTTTTCTTCTGTTTTGTTTTTGCTTATGCCATCAAGTTCTTGAATTTCCAAAAGAGATAA